One window from the genome of Lentibacillus daqui encodes:
- a CDS encoding MarR family winged helix-turn-helix transcriptional regulator, whose translation MENTRDLFQIMTRRFGLLNKNCCSADGLDISLIQSHILYEINRQHAPSVQEVAEALGTDITTFSRQVQSLIKMNLVNKTPSLNDRRIHTLELTKEGTNVAKIIDEQINTYLKEIFAHMTDFEKETVLRSIQLLNNTMGKIGSCCAPR comes from the coding sequence ATGGAAAATACTCGTGACCTTTTTCAAATAATGACACGTCGATTTGGTCTTTTGAATAAAAATTGTTGTTCCGCAGATGGACTTGATATTTCGTTAATTCAAAGCCATATTCTTTATGAAATCAATCGTCAACACGCTCCGTCTGTCCAAGAAGTTGCAGAAGCTTTAGGGACAGATATAACTACTTTTAGTCGACAAGTTCAATCTTTAATAAAAATGAATTTAGTTAATAAGACACCTAGTCTAAATGATCGACGCATTCATACACTTGAGTTAACAAAGGAAGGAACAAATGTAGCTAAAATTATTGACGAACAGATAAATACTTATTTAAAAGAAATATTTGCCCATATGACTGATTTTGAAAAAGAAACGGTGCTTCGCTCTATTCAGCTACTTAATAATACAATGGGTAAAATTGGTTCTTGCTGTGCTCCAAGATAG
- a CDS encoding three component ABC system middle component produces MISTDTYSATNPPLCSLILWSFLNGFEEVKKEGCEFPILFLPLPLVLSKPIRNNFDGTNTSTGLLTWISRNPSAIIDIAQRIEVTQDITREAILFGTTNKIFYFDDEGLIFFNKSGIKVSKIYTEEHFEESRKTLTVAKKLGSWCGQLESTKTIYNVLGVSL; encoded by the coding sequence ATGATTTCAACAGATACATATTCTGCTACAAATCCTCCGCTTTGTTCATTAATATTATGGTCTTTTCTTAATGGGTTTGAAGAAGTAAAGAAAGAAGGCTGTGAATTTCCAATATTATTTTTACCTCTTCCTTTAGTCTTATCAAAGCCTATAAGAAATAATTTTGATGGTACCAATACTTCAACTGGATTACTTACTTGGATTTCTAGAAACCCTTCAGCGATAATTGATATTGCTCAAAGAATAGAAGTAACTCAGGATATTACAAGAGAAGCGATTTTATTTGGAACAACTAATAAAATTTTCTATTTTGATGACGAGGGTCTTATTTTTTTTAATAAAAGTGGAATTAAGGTTAGTAAGATATACACTGAAGAACATTTTGAGGAGTCAAGAAAAACTTTAACAGTTGCAAAAAAGCTCGGGAGTTGGTGTGGTCAATTAGAATCTACAAAAACTATATATAACGTGTTAGGAGTGTCCTTATGA
- a CDS encoding DUF6431 domain-containing protein has protein sequence MILSHDFQISIEEYVQRGKENEFPVLDQCPNCHCTGGGNVYRHGFYWRNGITEDATLRIPICRLKCLLCEMSFSILPDFLLPYFQYTLHTILKRIREVLENKKGNGPRQLCTFHVRRFLKGVPWIHSYFVDEEKRKNTMEKGKKEPLNYLKRIMHIGESSFLRRSWNHLSTYFMAN, from the coding sequence ATGATTCTATCCCATGATTTTCAAATAAGTATAGAGGAATACGTCCAAAGAGGTAAAGAAAATGAATTTCCAGTATTGGATCAATGTCCAAATTGTCATTGTACGGGTGGAGGAAATGTTTATCGTCACGGTTTTTATTGGAGAAATGGAATCACAGAAGATGCCACATTACGTATTCCAATCTGCCGATTGAAATGTCTTTTGTGTGAAATGAGTTTTTCGATCCTGCCGGACTTTCTTCTTCCTTATTTTCAATACACTCTTCACACGATTTTAAAAAGGATAAGAGAAGTTCTGGAAAACAAAAAAGGAAATGGTCCCCGTCAATTATGTACATTCCATGTGCGACGTTTTTTAAAAGGGGTTCCTTGGATACATAGTTATTTCGTAGATGAGGAGAAGAGAAAAAATACAATGGAGAAAGGAAAAAAAGAGCCTCTAAACTATTTGAAAAGGATTATGCATATTGGCGAATCTTCCTTCTTACGAAGGAGCTGGAATCACTTATCGACCTACTTTATGGCGAATTAA
- a CDS encoding IS481 family transposase produces MTEKEREQVALFRYGLIAPLLNEQIDAKTYFEQLEGKVHSVPYYGKRTVAEKTIKEWLYHYRQRGFIALKPKKRTDRGNSRRLTPEDQDQILYIRKKFLHMPVSVFYEQLIKQGEINKNNISYSTINRLLKKHNLVGKKISAIPERKRFAHEHVNHLWQADLSHGPYISIDGKKKKTFLILYIDDCSRLVPFGQFFTSEKFDGVRVVTKEALLRRGKPNLIYADNGKIYRSETLQYACAQLGITLIHTQPYDPRAKGKVERIFKTIQTRFYPLLQADPVDSLEELNERFWRWLEEEYHRRVHASLEGKTPHEVYQSQLENVHFLEDTLILDTVFLKREHRKVKADSTITLNGKLYEVPPRFIGQSIDVRFDEKGIFVFEDDQKVAEAVPVSMKDNAHAKRVRSPFTKREELEEDTHV; encoded by the coding sequence ATGACAGAAAAAGAACGTGAACAAGTAGCTTTATTTCGATATGGCTTAATTGCGCCATTATTAAATGAACAGATCGATGCCAAGACTTATTTTGAACAGTTGGAAGGCAAGGTGCATTCGGTTCCTTATTATGGTAAGCGAACTGTGGCAGAAAAAACAATAAAGGAATGGCTGTATCACTATCGACAACGTGGATTCATCGCATTAAAGCCGAAGAAAAGAACAGATCGGGGGAATTCCAGGAGATTAACGCCGGAAGATCAGGATCAAATCCTGTATATAAGAAAAAAATTTCTCCATATGCCTGTGAGTGTTTTCTACGAACAGCTCATCAAACAAGGAGAAATCAACAAAAATAATATATCTTACTCTACTATAAACCGATTATTGAAAAAACACAACCTTGTTGGCAAAAAAATAAGTGCCATCCCGGAGCGAAAAAGGTTTGCACATGAACATGTTAACCATTTATGGCAGGCGGATTTGTCGCATGGTCCTTATATTTCGATAGATGGAAAAAAGAAAAAAACATTTTTGATTCTGTACATTGATGATTGTTCCCGATTGGTGCCATTTGGCCAATTCTTTACTTCGGAAAAATTTGATGGTGTTAGAGTAGTGACTAAGGAAGCACTGCTTCGAAGAGGGAAACCCAATCTCATTTATGCGGATAATGGAAAAATCTATCGTTCGGAAACCCTACAATATGCTTGTGCACAATTAGGGATTACGTTAATACACACACAACCGTATGATCCCCGTGCTAAAGGCAAGGTAGAAAGGATTTTTAAAACGATCCAAACCAGATTTTATCCTCTTCTGCAGGCCGACCCCGTTGACTCTTTGGAGGAATTGAATGAGCGATTCTGGCGCTGGTTAGAAGAGGAATACCATCGCCGGGTTCATGCTTCTTTAGAAGGAAAGACACCACATGAAGTGTATCAAAGTCAATTAGAAAACGTGCATTTCTTGGAGGATACATTGATTCTGGATACGGTTTTCTTGAAAAGAGAGCATCGAAAAGTAAAGGCAGACAGCACGATTACGCTAAACGGAAAGCTTTATGAGGTGCCTCCACGTTTTATCGGACAATCTATCGATGTCCGTTTTGATGAAAAAGGTATTTTTGTGTTCGAGGACGACCAAAAAGTAGCAGAGGCAGTCCCCGTATCAATGAAAGATAATGCCCACGCCAAACGTGTCCGGTCTCCATTTACCAAACGGGAAGAGCTGGAGGAGGATACCCATGTATAA
- the tnpC gene encoding IS66 family transposase, with product MTELEKKLMKQIEHLTIQNEKQAKQIEQLINQLTNMNRRLFGTSSEKNSQGQLSFFEEDNNPPFSEAEQPADKAVEIETISYQRKKYQGQRADITRDLPIVVEEHTLPSDSQVCSCCASPLKHLGKREARTELEFIPAHLVKHVHYEHAYECLACKKTGQNHILRQKAPEPALAKSLAGPSVLAYNLYQKLEMSIPYHRQEKEWARYGLKVSRRTLANWAIRSSEEWLEPLYQQMREKLLLEPVLSADETTYQILRRADEKSATADARIWLFRTAEAAKHPIILYHSSETRRFEVAETFLKGFQGLLHCDGYSVYQKLEDVQLQTCWAHVRRKFLETNDSNGQGAVGVHYCDQLFKLERQWKDLSPEERLQQRQLESKPLLKEFWGWLDALVTMKGPLQKAVDYTQKLRDSLQRFLTDGRLFISNNLAERSIRPVTVGRKNWYFSTSVAGAHANTIGYSVIQTAKENGIDPFEYLTVLFTELPQLNIFQDSEQWENYFPWSPYIQAKVKPLSKHIKRA from the coding sequence TTGACAGAATTGGAAAAGAAGCTGATGAAACAAATCGAACATTTGACAATTCAAAATGAAAAACAAGCAAAACAAATTGAACAGCTGATTAACCAGCTGACCAATATGAATCGTCGACTATTTGGAACATCATCCGAAAAGAATTCTCAAGGTCAACTCTCCTTCTTCGAAGAAGACAATAATCCCCCTTTTAGCGAGGCAGAGCAACCTGCAGACAAAGCCGTTGAAATAGAGACCATCTCTTATCAGCGAAAAAAATATCAAGGGCAGCGGGCCGATATCACAAGAGACTTGCCTATCGTGGTGGAAGAACACACTCTTCCGTCCGATAGCCAGGTCTGTTCGTGCTGTGCCAGCCCATTAAAACATCTTGGGAAGCGAGAAGCTCGAACGGAGTTAGAGTTTATCCCAGCTCATTTAGTAAAACATGTACATTATGAACATGCTTATGAATGCTTAGCCTGTAAGAAAACCGGTCAGAATCACATTCTCCGACAAAAAGCACCGGAACCAGCCTTAGCTAAAAGTTTAGCTGGACCGAGCGTGTTAGCCTATAATCTCTATCAAAAGCTGGAGATGAGTATTCCTTATCATCGTCAGGAAAAAGAATGGGCAAGATATGGGTTGAAGGTTTCCCGGAGAACGTTGGCAAACTGGGCGATTCGAAGTTCCGAAGAATGGCTGGAGCCATTGTACCAACAAATGAGAGAAAAATTACTTCTAGAACCTGTGCTCTCCGCTGATGAAACGACCTATCAAATTTTACGCCGGGCAGACGAAAAGTCAGCTACAGCCGATGCGAGGATATGGTTATTTCGAACAGCGGAAGCTGCCAAACATCCCATTATTCTCTACCATTCTTCCGAGACACGCCGGTTTGAAGTAGCAGAAACCTTTCTCAAAGGATTTCAAGGACTTCTTCATTGTGATGGATATTCCGTCTATCAAAAATTAGAAGATGTGCAACTTCAAACGTGCTGGGCGCATGTTCGGAGAAAGTTTTTAGAGACCAATGATTCAAATGGACAAGGCGCCGTCGGCGTCCATTACTGTGACCAGCTTTTCAAGCTGGAAAGGCAATGGAAAGATTTATCTCCAGAGGAACGCCTGCAGCAACGCCAGCTGGAAAGCAAGCCGTTACTGAAGGAGTTTTGGGGATGGCTGGACGCTCTCGTTACAATGAAAGGTCCTTTACAAAAAGCTGTGGATTATACACAAAAGTTAAGGGATTCCCTTCAACGCTTTTTAACAGACGGACGCCTTTTCATTAGTAATAATCTCGCAGAACGTTCCATTCGGCCTGTCACCGTCGGACGTAAAAACTGGTATTTTTCAACCAGCGTAGCTGGAGCTCATGCGAATACCATTGGATACAGTGTTATCCAAACAGCTAAAGAAAATGGAATTGATCCGTTTGAATACTTAACCGTTTTATTTACGGAACTTCCCCAGCTTAATATTTTTCAAGACTCGGAACAATGGGAAAACTATTTTCCATGGAGTCCTTATATCCAAGCCAAGGTGAAGCCACTTTCAAAACATATAAAACGAGCATAA
- a CDS encoding SIR2 family NAD-dependent protein deacylase → MTTNYDNAVSDYLNDYQDQYTIPKILKNLVDLPEILNEDKQEVIHLHGNVEPYTSMIVTKEDYDEFYKEEKTVHFLNGVMSNKTLLFIGFSFKDEYFKNLYKKVYSQIKGEHFIIVPNIHSFDADELLENDLFPIGVKVDDVEKNDFVKAIKTILKELQ, encoded by the coding sequence ATTACTACTAATTATGATAATGCAGTTTCTGATTATTTAAATGATTATCAAGACCAATATACAATTCCTAAAATCTTAAAGAATTTGGTTGATTTACCAGAAATTTTAAATGAAGATAAACAAGAAGTTATTCATCTTCATGGGAATGTAGAACCTTATACATCAATGATAGTTACAAAAGAGGATTATGATGAATTTTATAAAGAGGAAAAAACAGTGCATTTCCTTAATGGGGTCATGAGTAATAAGACTTTATTATTTATAGGTTTTTCTTTTAAAGACGAGTATTTTAAAAACCTGTATAAAAAAGTATATTCGCAAATTAAGGGGGAACATTTTATTATAGTTCCAAATATCCATTCTTTTGATGCTGACGAATTATTAGAAAATGATTTATTTCCTATCGGTGTTAAAGTTGACGACGTTGAAAAAAATGATTTTGTAAAAGCTATAAAAACTATTCTAAAAGAGTTACAATAA
- a CDS encoding DUF3732 domain-containing protein — protein sequence MKRWNIKKILLYSHNEKMKELEFNLEDVTIITGESRTGKSAIPEIIDYVMGASECHIPSFVRGCLSWVGILWVKGDTEFSIFRKIPKIGWKSSGDIYFEIGKNIEIPAKSSELSKTTNVEGGLAQFERLLGIGDARTESFGTKLESKRISIRNTIPYLLQDDDVIISKNTLLRGTNDERKQSVIESLPYFLGIVDEDTLSKELEFKKITRQINRIEKEVKANEAIIFGDSNKALNLVQEAIQLGLIDNEENIDEWDNDELLKKLAAVANWNITVESKINEDLLPNLYTQLTNEQSKVIEIKNKLRKAKQQILAAEEFDGTVNQQKRKLEVINLFKKPHDPNTCPLCQSELNNPSKPVSTIKNLMVKTQNDLRSLEKDRPRLDNYINILTQDLERKEVLIKSIKDKIGVLVKENEQTENNLDLFQRRNRTIGRISLYLESKEALDSNNQNKNQDFLDRLNKRLEELEEEVNFENKLNNLENVERRISSIATNIIFNLPFEERYEDCPVYINLKNLDVGVSLPTHSESMRDVGSDENYLSLHVSLMLALHRHFASLNRPVPGVLLFDQLSRPYFPPDEEPNEVEIDDINENGERNSLLKYFEALFDEVDRNESLQIIIIEHAYFKNHERYKKSVKYRWKKKESGLIPEDWPEKTK from the coding sequence ATGAAAAGGTGGAATATAAAGAAAATACTACTATACAGCCACAATGAGAAAATGAAAGAATTAGAATTTAATCTAGAAGATGTTACCATTATTACAGGAGAATCAAGGACTGGAAAGTCTGCTATACCAGAGATTATTGATTATGTAATGGGGGCTAGTGAATGTCACATCCCTTCATTTGTAAGAGGTTGTTTAAGCTGGGTAGGAATTTTATGGGTGAAAGGTGATACAGAGTTTTCTATATTTAGAAAAATACCCAAAATAGGATGGAAATCTAGTGGAGATATTTATTTTGAAATCGGTAAAAATATAGAAATACCTGCTAAATCATCAGAACTAAGTAAAACGACTAATGTTGAAGGGGGATTAGCGCAATTTGAAAGGCTTTTAGGTATAGGGGATGCAAGAACGGAGTCCTTTGGAACTAAGCTCGAATCGAAACGAATATCTATTAGAAACACAATCCCATACCTTCTGCAAGATGATGATGTAATCATTAGCAAAAATACTTTATTAAGAGGAACAAACGATGAAAGAAAGCAAAGTGTAATTGAATCATTACCATATTTTTTAGGAATTGTGGATGAGGATACTTTAAGTAAAGAACTCGAGTTCAAGAAAATCACAAGACAAATTAATAGAATTGAGAAGGAAGTTAAAGCTAATGAAGCCATTATTTTTGGAGATTCTAATAAAGCTTTAAATTTAGTGCAAGAAGCTATACAGCTGGGCTTAATAGATAATGAAGAAAATATAGACGAATGGGATAATGATGAACTTCTAAAGAAATTAGCTGCCGTTGCCAATTGGAATATTACAGTAGAAAGTAAAATTAATGAGGATTTATTGCCTAATTTATATACTCAATTAACAAATGAACAAAGTAAAGTTATAGAAATAAAAAATAAGCTAAGAAAAGCTAAACAACAAATATTAGCAGCCGAAGAATTTGATGGGACTGTAAACCAACAAAAAAGGAAGTTAGAAGTAATTAACCTTTTCAAAAAACCCCATGATCCTAATACTTGTCCGCTTTGTCAAAGTGAATTAAATAATCCGTCAAAGCCAGTAAGTACAATTAAAAACCTTATGGTAAAAACTCAAAATGATCTGAGAAGTCTAGAAAAAGATAGGCCTCGGTTGGATAATTATATAAACATTTTAACGCAAGATTTAGAGAGAAAAGAAGTATTAATTAAAAGTATCAAAGACAAAATTGGTGTTTTAGTTAAAGAAAATGAACAAACTGAAAATAATTTAGATTTATTTCAAAGAAGGAATAGAACTATAGGTCGAATAAGTTTATATTTAGAGAGTAAAGAAGCACTTGATTCCAATAATCAAAATAAAAATCAGGATTTTCTCGATAGATTGAATAAAAGATTGGAAGAATTAGAAGAAGAGGTGAATTTCGAAAATAAACTAAACAATTTAGAAAATGTTGAACGAAGAATATCCTCTATTGCAACAAATATAATATTCAATTTACCATTTGAAGAAAGGTATGAGGACTGTCCAGTTTATATAAATTTGAAAAACCTTGATGTAGGTGTTTCATTACCAACACATAGTGAAAGTATGCGTGATGTTGGTTCCGATGAAAATTATTTAAGTTTACACGTATCTTTAATGTTAGCCTTACACCGGCATTTTGCTAGCTTGAATAGACCGGTTCCGGGTGTATTACTATTTGATCAATTGAGCAGACCTTATTTTCCACCTGATGAAGAACCAAATGAGGTAGAAATTGATGATATAAACGAAAACGGAGAGAGAAATTCACTGTTGAAATATTTTGAAGCTTTATTTGATGAAGTTGATAGGAACGAATCTCTACAAATTATTATAATTGAACATGCTTATTTCAAGAATCATGAAAGATATAAAAAATCTGTTAAATATAGATGGAAAAAGAAAGAATCTGGTCTTATACCTGAAGATTGGCCAGAAAAAACGAAGTAA
- a CDS encoding IS256 family transposase — translation MSQSINQDDFMNQLDGLVRDFVKEQLETIMEEERKQFFEEEHPELTQIKNGYYQRSLDTKHGHIDDLSVPRDRDGAFHTELFDPYQRRDQWVGETVTRMYQKGVSTREIGQMIEHMLGSSYSAATVSNITEATLENIEAWQKRPLNKRYSVLYLDGTYLKLRRDDVANEVVYIVIGVNEDGYREILGFYVGGKESSLGWKEILKDLYERGAQEVLLGVFDGLPGLETAMKEVYPKADVQRCVVHKVRNALNAVRKKDQTAVAEALKPIYEASTKAEAKERFQAFKEDWESKYSKVVKTWEEDLDVLLTFLDYPSSIQRVIYTTNIIERTMKEIKKRTKTMNSLPSEQATEKIVYLQVTDYNERWGERKLRGFATAYQALQDMFEERYGE, via the coding sequence ATGTCTCAAAGTATAAACCAAGATGACTTTATGAATCAACTAGATGGACTTGTACGCGATTTTGTCAAAGAACAGTTGGAAACCATTATGGAAGAGGAAAGAAAACAATTCTTTGAGGAAGAACATCCGGAGTTAACACAAATAAAAAACGGCTATTATCAACGCAGTCTGGATACCAAGCATGGACATATTGATGATTTGTCTGTTCCCCGGGATCGCGACGGAGCATTTCATACGGAATTATTTGATCCCTATCAGCGTCGTGATCAATGGGTTGGTGAAACTGTAACACGTATGTATCAAAAAGGAGTCAGCACACGTGAAATCGGGCAAATGATTGAACATATGCTGGGTTCATCCTACTCAGCTGCAACGGTGAGCAATATCACAGAAGCAACGTTAGAGAATATAGAAGCATGGCAAAAGCGTCCGCTAAACAAGCGTTACTCCGTGCTCTATCTCGATGGAACCTATTTGAAGTTACGCCGGGATGATGTCGCCAATGAAGTGGTCTATATCGTCATTGGTGTGAATGAGGACGGCTATCGTGAAATTTTAGGATTTTATGTAGGCGGAAAGGAAAGTTCCCTGGGATGGAAAGAAATCTTGAAGGATTTATATGAACGTGGAGCTCAAGAAGTATTGCTTGGCGTGTTTGATGGGCTTCCTGGCTTGGAGACAGCGATGAAAGAAGTGTATCCCAAAGCGGATGTCCAGCGTTGTGTCGTGCATAAAGTTCGCAATGCGTTAAATGCCGTTCGTAAAAAGGATCAGACAGCCGTTGCAGAAGCTTTAAAACCCATTTATGAGGCAAGTACAAAAGCAGAAGCAAAAGAACGATTTCAAGCGTTTAAAGAAGACTGGGAAAGCAAATATTCTAAAGTCGTCAAGACTTGGGAAGAAGATTTGGATGTTCTCCTTACCTTTTTGGATTACCCTTCTTCTATACAGCGTGTCATCTATACGACAAATATCATCGAAAGAACCATGAAAGAAATCAAGAAGCGTACGAAAACGATGAATAGCTTACCAAGTGAACAAGCAACGGAAAAAATCGTGTACCTTCAAGTAACAGATTATAACGAACGATGGGGAGAACGTAAGTTAAGAGGATTCGCAACCGCTTATCAAGCATTACAAGATATGTTTGAAGAACGCTACGGGGAATAG
- a CDS encoding helix-turn-helix domain-containing protein: MKKVKLQLNQLLHHHKMSLTQLHVKTGIRQAALSELANGKRQRIQFEHLDKIVDALDIKDMNDLFRIEEE; the protein is encoded by the coding sequence ATGAAAAAAGTAAAATTACAACTCAATCAGTTACTTCATCATCATAAAATGTCGCTTACTCAACTGCATGTAAAAACAGGCATTCGTCAAGCTGCATTAAGTGAATTAGCAAACGGCAAAAGACAACGAATCCAATTTGAGCATTTGGATAAAATCGTGGATGCCCTAGATATTAAGGATATGAATGATTTATTTCGTATTGAAGAAGAATGA
- the tnpB gene encoding IS66 family insertion sequence element accessory protein TnpB (TnpB, as the term is used for proteins encoded by IS66 family insertion elements, is considered an accessory protein, since TnpC, encoded by a neighboring gene, is a DDE family transposase.): protein MLVDFSQMKNCYLVCGYTDLRKGIDGLASVITSQFQLDILDESVFLFCGRRTDRFKALWFDGEGFYLLYKRYDQGKLTWPRSQTDVEKLTPKQIEWLFDGFSIYQKQKIQPAKLGVLT, encoded by the coding sequence ATGCTCGTTGACTTCTCCCAGATGAAAAATTGTTATTTAGTCTGTGGCTATACAGATCTTCGCAAAGGCATTGATGGTCTGGCTTCCGTAATCACCAGTCAATTTCAATTAGATATTTTAGATGAATCTGTTTTCTTATTCTGCGGGAGAAGAACGGATCGATTTAAAGCTCTCTGGTTTGATGGAGAAGGTTTTTATTTGCTTTATAAGCGATACGATCAGGGAAAGTTAACTTGGCCGCGTTCGCAAACCGACGTTGAAAAACTGACACCAAAACAAATCGAGTGGCTGTTTGACGGTTTTTCCATCTATCAAAAACAAAAAATTCAACCTGCCAAATTAGGTGTCCTCACTTAA
- a CDS encoding flavin-containing monooxygenase — protein sequence MIYDSIVIGGGQAGLASGYYLTKYGLNYLILEANTQATGSWSYYYDSLKLFSPARLSSLPGMRMNRDKRGYPTKIDVINYLDTYTKRFKLSVLTNQRVYKVTRNQKGFTIETSNGKSYEAKTIINATGSFHNPYIPQMNGMDTFRGNHLHSSSYQNPDQYIGQRIIVVGSGNSAVQIAMELSEKSNTTLAARKPVQLVKQKIMGIDLHYWVKAIGFDKFPFWRLGKEVPIPSSAVDLAGYKEKLEAGNPNQKKMFERLYPDGVVWSEGDQEPVDTVIFATGYRSDFGYLKSIEKFDVEGRPLQKAGISQNTSGLYYVGLEGQRSFSSATLRGTGSDSKFVIKHIRRNL from the coding sequence ATGATTTATGACTCTATCGTCATTGGCGGAGGGCAGGCTGGCCTTGCGTCGGGGTATTACTTAACAAAATACGGTTTGAATTATTTAATACTTGAGGCAAATACGCAAGCAACTGGTTCATGGTCATATTATTATGATAGTTTAAAGCTCTTCTCTCCTGCACGTTTATCTTCCTTGCCCGGCATGAGAATGAACAGAGACAAACGAGGATATCCGACTAAAATAGATGTTATCAATTACTTAGATACCTATACCAAACGGTTTAAATTGTCTGTCTTAACCAATCAACGGGTTTATAAAGTTACTCGTAATCAAAAAGGATTTACTATTGAAACTTCTAACGGAAAATCATATGAAGCAAAAACGATTATTAACGCCACCGGCTCTTTTCATAATCCATATATACCGCAAATGAATGGTATGGATACTTTTCGTGGCAATCATCTTCATTCTTCATCTTATCAAAATCCTGATCAGTATATAGGTCAAAGAATAATCGTTGTTGGAAGTGGAAATTCAGCCGTTCAGATTGCTATGGAATTATCGGAAAAGAGTAACACTACGCTTGCAGCTCGAAAGCCTGTGCAGTTAGTAAAACAAAAGATAATGGGGATAGATTTACATTATTGGGTGAAAGCAATCGGCTTTGATAAGTTTCCATTCTGGCGACTTGGAAAAGAAGTTCCAATTCCCAGCTCAGCAGTTGATTTGGCTGGATATAAGGAAAAGTTAGAAGCTGGTAACCCTAATCAAAAAAAGATGTTCGAGCGTTTATATCCTGATGGTGTTGTTTGGTCAGAAGGTGACCAAGAGCCTGTAGACACTGTGATTTTTGCTACAGGGTATCGTTCTGATTTTGGGTATCTAAAATCAATCGAAAAATTTGATGTTGAAGGAAGACCGTTACAAAAAGCTGGTATCAGCCAGAATACTTCCGGACTTTATTATGTTGGACTTGAAGGGCAACGTTCTTTTTCTTCTGCAACATTAAGAGGGACTGGCTCTGATAGTAAGTTCGTGATAAAGCATATAAGAAGAAATTTATAA
- a CDS encoding ExeA family protein — protein MYKTFYSLAQTPFSKDIRAENAFLSTDYQGALGALDYLKETKGMGLLVGEAGTGKTFTLRSFKESLHPSLYHIVYFPLSTGGVMDFYRGLAYGLGEEPKFRKVDLFRQIQQGMEQLKHERKVTPVFILDEMHLAKDSFLQDLALLFNFQMDSTNPFILVLSGLPYLKTRLSINHHRPLAQRLIMKYEMQPLEKEEIAKYIEHHLNLAGANMPIFTDTAIEAIGLRSQGWPRVVNTLTVNSLLFGAQLKKNQIDDEVVRLAIEDSSL, from the coding sequence ATGTATAAAACATTCTATTCTTTGGCACAAACACCGTTTTCTAAAGATATACGTGCAGAAAATGCGTTTTTATCCACCGATTATCAAGGAGCACTTGGCGCTCTTGATTACTTGAAAGAAACAAAAGGGATGGGACTTCTCGTAGGTGAAGCCGGAACCGGCAAAACATTCACGTTGCGTTCTTTTAAAGAATCGCTCCATCCGTCTCTATATCATATCGTCTACTTCCCTCTTTCCACAGGAGGAGTGATGGACTTTTATCGCGGTTTAGCGTATGGACTTGGAGAAGAACCGAAATTCCGGAAAGTTGATTTATTTCGTCAAATTCAACAAGGAATGGAACAACTGAAACACGAACGAAAAGTGACGCCCGTTTTTATACTGGATGAAATGCACCTGGCGAAAGATTCGTTTCTTCAGGATTTAGCACTACTATTTAACTTTCAAATGGATTCAACGAACCCATTTATCTTAGTTTTATCTGGTCTTCCCTATCTCAAAACACGCTTATCGATAAACCACCATCGCCCCTTAGCGCAGCGACTGATTATGAAGTATGAGATGCAGCCTCTGGAGAAAGAGGAAATCGCAAAGTATATAGAGCATCATCTCAACTTAGCTGGTGCAAACATGCCTATTTTCACGGATACAGCAATAGAGGCTATTGGTTTGCGTTCTCAAGGCTGGCCGAGGGTCGTTAACACATTGACAGTGAATAGTCTTCTGTTTGGAGCCCAGTTAAAGAAAAATCAAATTGATGATGAAGTTGTACGCTTGGCTATCGAGGATAGTAGTTTATGA